GAGGACTTGCTCGTCAGCGCCATCACTGGCCTTGTTAGGAACTGCACGCGCGGGGCGGCTACGTAACCCCGCAAGTGAAAAAGCTGCGAATTGAACGCGTTACATGTGGCTAACATTTGGTTGATGTGCGGTACCAAATGGTGCAGAATTTCGCCAACACACCCGCCACGCCTCTACAGCTTCTGCTGAAAGCGCAATTTGGCGGGTTTTTTTTGCCTTTGGCACAGGGAGGTGGGGACAATGCAGTACATGAAGGAGGCGTTGGACTACGCCCAGCAGATTCAGCAGTTGCAGGACCGAGGTCTCGCAATCGCCGATCCCGTCACAGCAGAACTCTATCTGCGGAGGGTTGGTTACTACCGCCTGATGGGCTATCTGTTTCCTTTGCGAGTTGCAGGCAGCGATACCTATCTGCCGGGCGCGAGCATGGACATCGCGCTCGGACTTTACGAGTTTGATCGTCTTCTGCGCCATCTTGTAGGCGAAGCCATTGGACATATTGAAGTGGCCACTAGGACGGCAGTGACCTATAAGCTGGCTCACGCCTACGGCAGCTTTGGCCATCGCAACGCGGCTAATTTCAGGGCAGACGGTGGGGACCGGCGCAGTTTGGGTAATTGGCACGTAATCTGGCTAAGAAAGGTCGACGACGAGGTCAGCCGTGCCCGGGAGACGTTCATAGAACACTACAGACAGCGATACACCACCCCACCTTTCCCTGAAGTGCCCATTTATATGGCCAGTGAGGTGATATCACTTGGCACGCTGTCCAAATTGGTGCGTGCCATGCATGGCGTGGATCAAACCGCAATTGCCGCTGAATTTCAGACGGCTGGACCGGTTTTGGTCAGTTGGCTTCATGCCGTCTCCGTGGTTCGCAACATGGCGGCGCACCATGGTCGGTTGTGGAATCGAGTTCTTGGCGTGTCGCCGATGATTCCCAGGCACGGGATCTGGGCGAGCGCGTCGTCGGTGGTTCCAGCAAATCGCCTATTTTTTGTGCTGTGCGTGTTGCATCACCTGCTCAAAAGCACTGCGGCCAATGTTACGCACTGGCGGACGACTGTCAGCAATCACCTGCGCCCTCTTCTGGTCGACGCGTCGCATAGAGCCGGCATGGGAGCCCCGGACAACTGGGAGACGCACGCGCTGTGGAGATGAGCAATGAGCTGCCAAGCGGTTGGCGCGCGGGCATGTTGGCAACGGCCGCCCGATAGCGCGTTTGAAGTGTGTGTGTAGCCCCGGTTGTCGAGTTGCGCGCTGCGCGCGACCGCGCAACTCGATGTCTTACACGCAATGCCACCAAAACAGGGAACTTCCGTAGTACCAGGTTCAGGGTAGTTACATCAGCTCAGTGAATCAGTAATTGACCTGCAGCTGCAGCCGCAGCAGATCGCCTTCGACTACCGGATACGGCGCAGTGGTGACGTCGGTGCGCTTCATCTTCGAATAGGCGAAGACCAGTTCCAGCGCATCCATCGGCTGCCATTCGACGCCGGCTTCCACTTCGTCCAGGCGCATGCGCGGCGCATTGGTATCGAACTTGGAACCGCCACG
The nucleotide sequence above comes from Xanthomonas campestris pv. campestris str. ATCC 33913. Encoded proteins:
- a CDS encoding Abi family protein yields the protein MQYMKEALDYAQQIQQLQDRGLAIADPVTAELYLRRVGYYRLMGYLFPLRVAGSDTYLPGASMDIALGLYEFDRLLRHLVGEAIGHIEVATRTAVTYKLAHAYGSFGHRNAANFRADGGDRRSLGNWHVIWLRKVDDEVSRARETFIEHYRQRYTTPPFPEVPIYMASEVISLGTLSKLVRAMHGVDQTAIAAEFQTAGPVLVSWLHAVSVVRNMAAHHGRLWNRVLGVSPMIPRHGIWASASSVVPANRLFFVLCVLHHLLKSTAANVTHWRTTVSNHLRPLLVDASHRAGMGAPDNWETHALWR